The proteins below are encoded in one region of Calliopsis andreniformis isolate RMS-2024a unplaced genomic scaffold, iyCalAndr_principal scaffold0048, whole genome shotgun sequence:
- the Bin1 gene encoding histone deacetylase complex subunit SAP18, with protein sequence MTSAVESMVVDEKQLPEKPIDREKTCPLLLRVFCNTGRHHNIMEYSRGNVPSNELQIYTWMDATLREITGLVKEVNPDARSKGTYFDFSLVTPELRNSGYRMREIGVTCSGQKGADDNKTLAQARFTIGDYLDISITPPNRQPAIRRGALRQY encoded by the exons ATGACATCAGCTGTAGAATCTATGGTAGTGGATGAGAAACAATTACCAGAAAAACCAATAGATAGAGAAAAg ACGTGTCCACTGTTACTTCGTGTATTTTGTAACACAGGACGACATCATAACATAATGGAATATAGTAGAGGAAATGTTCCTTCCAATGAATTACAAATATATACTTG GATGGATGCAACATTGAGAGAAATTACAGGATTAGTTAAAGAGGTAAATCCAGATGCACGAAGTAAGGGGACATATTTTGATTTTTCTTTAGTAACTCCAGAATTACGTAATTCTGGATATCGTATGCGTGAAATAGGTGTTACTTGTTCTGGACAAAAAGGTGCAGATGATAACAAAACCCTGGCACAAGCAAG GTTTACAATTGGAGATTATTTAGATATTTCTATTACACCACCAAATCGACAACCAGCAATTAGACGCGGTGCCTTACGGCAATACTAA
- the LOC143187562 gene encoding uncharacterized protein LOC143187562, which translates to MSTQKGNLSRSRPQKHQNQTVFKNDLYDKSHQIKVINNIEVANVCERCKKIIEWKIKYKKYKLLKTPSKCVKCKEKSVKHAYHNMCLPCAQQFKVCPKCGDASEIIKGKPSKEETVKLDAELQALLKELPERKRRTFIRYTHRIGTSKSNSIDDKNKNKEQNEDMEQKQNEIVIENIARDDLLLKLKSLTVKHEAADDNFHSDSDSDIDCDSLT; encoded by the exons ATGAGTACTCAAAAGGGAAATTTAAGTCGATCAAGACCGCAAAAACATCAAAATCAAACTgtttttaaaaatgatttataTGACAAGTCTCATCAAATAAAAGTTATTAACAATATTGAGGTTGCAAATGTTTGTGAAAgatgtaaaaaaataattgaatgGAAAATTAAGTACAAGAAGTATAAATTATTAAAGACACCTTCGAAATGTGTAAAATGTAAAGAAAAATCAGTGAAACATGCATATCACAATATGTGCTTACCTTGTGCTCAGCAATTCAAAGTTTGCCCCAAATGTGGCGATGCGAGTGAAATTATAAAAGGAAAACCAAGTAAAGAAGAAACAGTCAAATTAGATGCAGAGTTGCAAGCTCTTCTAAAAGAATTACCAGAACGAAAACGTAGAACATTTATACGTTATACCCATCGTATtg GTACTAGTAAGAGTAATTCAATAGATGATAAGAATAAGAATAAAGAACAAAATGAAGATATGGAACAGAAACAAAATGAAATTGTAATAGAGAACATTGCTAGAGATGATCTACTATTAAAACTAAAATCATTAACAGTTAAACATGAAGCAGCTGatgataactttcatagtgataGTGATAGTGACATTGATTGTGATTCACTTACATGA
- the LOC143187564 gene encoding uncharacterized protein LOC143187564 isoform X2, translating to MVIPILHTRVIDICKISHIRENINILSTSKRRTQNAGFQCCVVIPCRIIYCELTLHGWTLDTLAGGWSYFVPAPTHGPRPGPAWTCLDLLELWPPLTLFNLHPSVFVYGELTVSTGCTICMEFDGHEYQRFRQKFRLCKNVLCL from the exons atggtcattcctattctACACACACGTGTTATCGATATATGTAAAATATCACATATTCGCGAAAACATTAACATCCTTTCTACCAGTAAACGCAGAACGCAGAACGCAGGATTTCAGTGTTGCGTCGTTATTCCCTGTCGCATAATCTAT TGTGAGCTAACTTTACATGGGTGGACTCTGGACACGCTAGCTGGAGGTTGGTCCTACTTCGTACCTGCTCCTACGCATGGCCCGAGACCTGGACCTGCCTGGACGTGCCTGGACCTCTTGGAGCTTTGGCCCCCGCTAACTCTCTTCAATTTGCACCCCTCTGTTTTCGTATACGG AGAATTGACTGTCTCTACGGGGTGCACGATCTGTATGGAATTCGATGGACACGAATATCAAAGGTTTCGACAGAAGTTTCGCCTCTGCAAGAATGTCCTGTGCTTGTAG
- the LOC143187564 gene encoding uncharacterized protein LOC143187564 isoform X1, translated as MVIPILHTRVIDICKISHIRENINILSTSKRRTQNAGFQCCVVIPCRIIYCELTLHGWTLDTLAGGWSYFVPAPTHGPRPGPAWTCLDLLELWPPLTLFNLHPSVFVYGLPLPPESFSRRWKKSGWKEKTYLRQAQGCIVDVDVDVKVGVRIEVWEQILITRIRVADKNIFTQNQKCLENK; from the exons atggtcattcctattctACACACACGTGTTATCGATATATGTAAAATATCACATATTCGCGAAAACATTAACATCCTTTCTACCAGTAAACGCAGAACGCAGAACGCAGGATTTCAGTGTTGCGTCGTTATTCCCTGTCGCATAATCTAT TGTGAGCTAACTTTACATGGGTGGACTCTGGACACGCTAGCTGGAGGTTGGTCCTACTTCGTACCTGCTCCTACGCATGGCCCGAGACCTGGACCTGCCTGGACGTGCCTGGACCTCTTGGAGCTTTGGCCCCCGCTAACTCTCTTCAATTTGCACCCCTCTGTTTTCGTATACGG GTTACCGCTTCCACCCGAGTCATTCAGTCGAAGATGGAAAAAGTCTGGATGGAAGGAGAAAACGTATCTGAGACAAGCGCAGGGCTGTATAGTCGACGTCGATGTCGATGTGAAAGTTGGAGTTCGAATCGAAGTTTGGGAACAAATTCTAATCACTCGAATCAGAGTTGCAGACAAAAATATATTCACACAAAATCAGAAATGTCTtgaaaataagtaa
- the Rab35 gene encoding RAS oncogene family member Rab35, which translates to MAREYDHLFKLLIIGDSGVGKSSLLLRFADNTFNGSYITTIGVDFKIQTVEVDGERVKLQIWDTAGQERFRTITSTYYRGTHGVIVVYDVTSGDSFANVKRWLHEIEQNCDVVNRVLVGNKNDAPNEKVVLTEDAQRFANQMGIQLFETSAKDNINVQEMFMAITRQVLRTKKERKERQAIQTSETVNLRKSTKQHKKKCC; encoded by the exons ATGGCCCGGGAATATGATCATTTATTTAAGCTTCTAATAATAGGAGATAGTG GTGTAGGCAAAAGTTCATTACTCTTGCGATTCGCTGACAATACTTTTAATGGCAGTTACATAACAACAATAGGAGTGGATTTTAAAATACAAACTGTGGAAGTAGACGGTGAGAGGGTAAAGCTCCAAATTTGGGATACAGCTGGGCAAGAACGTTTTCGGACAATAACTTCGACTTACTACAGGGGAACACATGGTGTTATTGTTGTGTATGATGTGACCAGTGGTGATTCGTTTGCTAATGTTAAAAGATGGTTGCATGAAATTGAACAGAATTGTGATGTGGTGAACAGGGTACTTGTAGGAAATAAGAATGATGCACCTAATGAAAAGGTTGTATTAACAGAAGATGCACAAAGATTTGCTAATCAAATGGGTATTCAGTTGTTTGAAACTTCTGCTAAAGACAATATTAATGTTCAAGAA ATGTTTATGGCAATAACTCGTCAAGTATTGAGGACCAAAAAAGAAAGGAAGGAACGACAAGCCATACAAACCAGTGAGACAGTGAATCTGAGAAAAAGCACAAAACAGCATAAAAAGAAATGTTGTTAA